One stretch of Armigeres subalbatus isolate Guangzhou_Male chromosome 2, GZ_Asu_2, whole genome shotgun sequence DNA includes these proteins:
- the LOC134214152 gene encoding retinol dehydrogenase 12-like, with product MSQKSDDSFMISSICLASAILIFAFVYFLRKFFQGGQFKNKDIRLDAKVVIITGANSGIGKEAAIECAKRGARVYMGCRDANRMEKARQEILDKSGSQNVFGLELDLASFDSIRHFVRTFLSMERRLHVLINNAGVMACPKEYTKEGFEMHFGVNHLGHFLLTNLLLDVLKRSAPSRIVTVSSMAHKWGRIDKDDINSEKGYREWDAFMQSKLCNILFSRHLAKRLRGTGIHTFCLHPGTINTELTRYLNRCMMIAAKPLLWVFFKSAKSGAQTTLYCAMEPRIAGDTGKYYSDCKLKEPEPQAKDDAMAEWLWNISEKLTGLNR from the exons gaaattcttccaaggaGGCCAATTCAAAAATAAGGACATTCGACTGGACGCTAAAGTCGTGATCATAACCGGCGCTAACTCCGGTATAGGAAAAGAGGCTGCTATA GAATGTGCCAAACGGGGAGCCCGCGTCTACATGGGCTGCCGAGATGCAAACCGCATGGAAAAAGCCCGCCAGGAAATTCTGGACAAATCCGGCAGTCAGAACGTGTTCGGTTTGGAGTTGGATCTAGCTTCGTTCGATTCCATTAGACATTTTGTGCGAAC atttCTGAGCATGGAGCGACGGTTGCATGTGCTCATCAACAATGCCGGAGTGATGGCCTGCCCTAAAGAGTACACCAAGGAAGGATTTGAAATGCACTTTGGCGTAAACCATTTAGGACATTTTCTGCTAACGAATTTACTGTTGGATGTGTTGAAACGATCGGCGCCTAGCCGAATTGTAACGGTATCGAGTATGGCTCACAAGTGGGGTCGAATAGATAAGGATGATATCAATAGCGAGAAAGGGTATCGGGAATGGGACGCTTTCATGCAGAGCAAACTgtgtaatattttgttttcacgGCATCTGGCGAAGAGATTACGGGGGACTGGAATCCATACGTTTTGCCTTCACCCGGGGACAATCAACACGGAACTGACGAGATATTTGAATCGATGCATGAT GATTGCCGCGAAACCGCTTCTATGGGTTTTCTTCAAATCGGCGAAGTCAGGAGCCCAAACCACGTTATACTGTGCAATGGAGCCCAGGATTGCAGGAGACACCGGAAAGTATTACAGCGACTGTAAGCTCAAAGAACCGGAGCCCCAGGCAAAGGATGATGCAATGGCCGAGTGGTTGTGGAACATCAGTGAAAAATTGACTGGACTTAATCGATAA